From Chryseobacterium sp. IHB B 17019, one genomic window encodes:
- a CDS encoding DNA-directed RNA polymerase subunit omega, giving the protein MSVKDTKAEVNTITYDKDKIEDKVGSIYEAIVIMGKRAEQINAEIRTELHNKLDEFAVHNSTLEEVFENREQIEISKHYEKLPKPTSIAIEEWLNEDIYFRKTEERK; this is encoded by the coding sequence ATGAGTGTAAAAGATACAAAAGCAGAAGTAAATACCATTACTTACGATAAGGATAAGATTGAAGACAAAGTAGGCTCAATCTACGAAGCGATTGTTATCATGGGAAAAAGAGCAGAGCAGATCAATGCGGAGATTCGTACAGAATTGCATAATAAGCTTGATGAGTTCGCTGTTCACAATTCTACATTGGAAGAAGTTTTCGAAAACAGAGAGCAGATCGAGATCTCAAAACATTACGAAAAGCTTCCAAAGCCAACTTCTATTGCTATCGAAGAGTGGTTGAATGAAGATATTTACTTCAGAAAAACTGAAGAAAGAAAATAA
- a CDS encoding MBOAT family O-acyltransferase: MLFNSVGFLLFLPVVFIFYWFVFNKKYQYQNILLLLASFFFYGCWDWRFLLLLLFSIGLDFVSGLKIEKSKTKRESKFWLILSITINLGFLGFFKYYNFFVESFADLLHRAGFYPNIWMLNIILPVGISFYTFHGLSYVIDIYKKRIAAEKNFIDYAVFVSYFPLLVAGPIERATHLLPQIQKKRIFSYDQAIDGMRQILWGFFKKMVIADNCAPIVNEIFTNYQTESSSNLVMGAILFAFQIYGDFSGYSDIALGVSRLFGIELLKNFAFPYFSRDIAEFWRRWHISLSSWFRDYVYIPLGGSKGGMWMKIRNTFIIFLLSGFWHGANWTFIIWGGLNAIYFLPLLVTNKNRHNLEVVALNRSIPSVKEVINIFLTFLLVCFAWIFFRGESVSQALQYIKNIFSNTLFSLPNPFPFKILCFIILMIFIEWINRQKFHGLEISNYNRWVRRIIYLIIIFIILRYANFGSKEFIYFQF, encoded by the coding sequence ATGCTCTTCAATTCAGTCGGTTTCTTGCTGTTTTTACCTGTGGTATTCATTTTTTATTGGTTTGTCTTTAATAAAAAATATCAGTATCAGAATATATTGCTTCTTTTAGCAAGTTTCTTTTTTTACGGCTGTTGGGATTGGAGGTTTCTTTTGCTGCTGTTGTTTTCAATCGGATTGGATTTTGTATCAGGACTTAAAATCGAAAAAAGTAAAACAAAAAGAGAATCAAAATTTTGGCTGATTCTAAGTATTACTATTAATCTCGGCTTCCTGGGCTTCTTTAAATATTATAATTTTTTTGTAGAAAGTTTTGCTGATCTGCTTCACCGGGCTGGATTTTATCCCAATATATGGATGCTGAATATCATACTTCCTGTAGGAATATCCTTTTATACTTTTCATGGGCTTTCTTATGTAATAGACATTTATAAAAAAAGAATTGCTGCTGAAAAAAACTTTATAGATTATGCAGTATTTGTAAGTTACTTTCCGCTGCTTGTTGCCGGACCTATTGAAAGAGCGACACACTTACTACCTCAAATCCAGAAAAAAAGAATTTTTAGTTATGATCAGGCCATAGATGGGATGCGGCAGATCCTTTGGGGATTCTTTAAAAAAATGGTGATAGCAGATAACTGCGCACCTATTGTCAATGAAATTTTTACAAATTATCAAACGGAGAGCAGCAGTAATCTGGTAATGGGAGCCATCCTGTTTGCATTCCAGATCTACGGTGATTTTTCAGGATACTCTGATATTGCGTTAGGGGTTTCCAGATTGTTTGGAATTGAGCTGTTGAAGAATTTTGCATTTCCCTATTTTTCAAGGGATATAGCGGAGTTTTGGAGACGATGGCATATTTCGCTTTCGTCATGGTTCCGGGATTATGTTTACATACCATTAGGCGGAAGTAAAGGAGGGATGTGGATGAAAATAAGAAATACCTTTATCATTTTTCTGCTGAGTGGCTTTTGGCATGGAGCCAACTGGACGTTTATTATTTGGGGCGGGCTTAATGCAATTTATTTTTTACCATTGCTTGTTACTAATAAAAACCGCCACAATCTCGAAGTAGTGGCGCTGAATAGAAGCATACCTTCTGTTAAAGAAGTCATTAATATATTCCTTACCTTTTTATTGGTGTGCTTTGCATGGATTTTCTTTCGGGGAGAAAGTGTTTCTCAGGCATTACAGTATATTAAAAATATATTTTCCAACACCTTATTTTCACTTCCAAACCCTTTTCCCTTCAAAATTTTATGTTTCATAATACTGATGATTTTCATCGAATGGATAAACAGACAGAAATTTCACGGTCTAGAAATTAGCAATTATAATCGCTGGGTACGAAGGATAATATATTTGATTATAATCTTTATTATCCTTCGGTATGCAAATTTTGGAAGCAAAGAGTTTATTTATTTTCAATTTTAA